The window CTGGAATCGCGTGACGGTCGCACCGATCACCAATGACACGGGCGATGTCACACACTTCGTCGGGTTCCAAGAGGACGTAACCGAGCGAGTCGAGTATGAGCAGATGCTACGCCGCTTTCAGCGAGCGGTCGAAGCGGCCGGACATGGGATTTACATCACCGATCCAGACGGTGTAATCACCTACGCCAATCCAGCGTTTGAGCGAATTACCGGGTACGATAGCAACGAGATCGTCGGCGAAAACCCCCGTGTTCTCAAATCTGGCGAGATGTCTGATACGTACTACAATCGATTGTGGGCGACGATCTCGCGTGGGCACGTCTGGGAAGAAGAGATTCACGATCAAAAGAAATCGGGCGAACTGTACTACGCACACCAGACGATCGCACCGCTCACTCGCAGCAACGGTGATGTTGAGGCGTATGTTGCTATCCAGCAAGATATCACTGCCCGGAAAAAAGACGAATTCCAGCTTCGGCAGTACGAACGCGCCATTGAAGGTGCTGATGAGTTGATCGCCGCAATCGATCACGAGCGACACTATCTATTTGCCAATGAAGCATATCGCGACTTTCACGGCCTCGATAGTGAGTTGTTGGCTGAGATGACGCTCGCTGATGCCATCGGAACGGAAACGTACGAAACGGTCGAACCCAATCTCGAACGCGCGTTCGACGGTGAGGTAGTTCAGTATCGAATGACTCGCACACGCCCCCACCGATCTGATCGAGTCTTCGATATTCGATACTACCCGCTCACAGATGACACCGGGCACGTCGAGGGGGTCGTCGCCACGATGCGTGACTTGACTGAGCAGGTTGAGCGAGAACAACATCTCACGTCGCTTGACCGGATGTTGCGGCATAATATCCAGAACGAACTGAATCTGATTTTGGGTCACGCGGAGATGATCGACGACCAGGCATCAGATAAAATCGCAGAGCTATCGGCGACGATTGAAGAATCCGCAGATCGCATTCTCGAACAAGCTAACAAAGAGCGCGAAATCGTCGAACTCCTCTCAGACCCGGCCGACCCGACTCACCTCAACCTCGCTGATGTCGTTGGCACCGTCGTTGACCAAGTTCGCGGTGAACACCCGGACGCAAAAATCTCTGTGGAGGTGCCGACAGACCTACAGATACTGTCGATTCCGGAAGTACAGCGAGCGATAGAAGAACTCGTCAAAAATGCGGTTATTCACAGTGACGACAGGCCGCCGCAGGTGCGGATAACGGTGACGAAACACGAGGCAACCGTCGAGATTCAGGTTGCAGACGACGGTCCGGGAATTCCGCCAAACGAACGGCGCGTGATTACGGGTGACAGTGAAATCGATGATGTCACCCACAGTAGCGGAATGGGCCTGTGGCTGGTCAAACGGATCGTGTCCCGAATTGACGGAGATATCCAGTTCGAAGAGCTAGCCGACAGCGGCAGCGTCGTCACACTTCTGTTACCGTTCTATGACACCTGAGCACGCGACCGCTTCGAGATGTCGCCGACGTTCACGGTCGCGTACGGATGCACGTTTCGGCTCAGTCCGGTGAGGGACACACATCGGCACGTAGGACGCGAACCGGCCGCTCAGAGTCGGTTTTCGCGGCCCGGGTCGACGTCGATCGCGTCGACCGGACAGACGTCAACACAGAGCATACAGTCGATACACTGGTCTTCGTCTGCGGGGTTCGCCTTCCGCTCTGACTCGGGGTGGTCCGGGGTGTCGACCCACTCGAACACGTCGACCGGACAGTCCTCCAGACACGCGCCGTCGGCGAGACAGATATCGAAATCGACCGCGACGTGGGTCCCGCGAATCCCCTGTTTCTCCGGCGGCTCGACCGGTCCCCACACGGCGACGCCGTCTTCCTCGCCGACCTGTTCGCGGTTCTGTTCGAAGTTCGGGTCGATGGCCATCGTGGGCGTGATTCGCCGCTCGGGGGTATAAACTCCGCGACGCGGAACGGAAGCCCGGGAGCCGTCGCTGATCCGCGAACAGACGGAGAGGGTGGCGACGCGCTCGGAGCGCCGGCCGCGAGCGCGCCTACGGGTGCGCGTAGTATGCGAGCAGGTCCTCTGAGCCGTCGGGTCCGTCGGCCTCGTCGGTCGCGGCCGGGGCGAACGAGTCGATCCGGGCGAATCCGACGCGCTCGAACTGGATCACGTCGTCGACGGCAGCGTCGGCGACCGCCGGCTCGGCGTACCCCCGCACGTCGCCATCGACCGTCCGCAAGAGCGTCTCGCGGCTCTCTCCGGCCGGAGCCCAGTGGATCACGTCCACGTCGCCGTCGCGGACCACGTCGATGTCGGCGTCGAGGAAGGTGAGCGCGTCGTCCGCGTACCGGACGGGGCCGTACCCCTTGAGCCAGACGCGCTC is drawn from Halorubrum sp. BV1 and contains these coding sequences:
- a CDS encoding PAS domain S-box protein — its product is MTKILTVTAEDEFAAACATALPEHDAIQVVSAASVEEAINILERQTDIECIVSDHDLPNTNGIAFLEAVRARNPTLPFILFTTEGSEMVASRAISAGVTDYLIKERHKNQWEQLATLIRNAVRYYRDRSGIVNTEERAKTLLNAANDIIAVVRDGTVAYLNETGISYIRYDTKDQTSPVSVSDVLVADGTTPLDELLAAVQSGRKTLDHRDGELITAEGTCIPVEITATRVTWTETPAVVLILRDVSEQEDQANELRLKNQVIDEAPIGITIADATQSNTPLIYANDKFHEVTGYEEDDTLGQDFQFLQGENTNPSQIAEIRDVADTEESATVELRNYRTDGTEFWNRVTVAPITNDTGDVTHFVGFQEDVTERVEYEQMLRRFQRAVEAAGHGIYITDPDGVITYANPAFERITGYDSNEIVGENPRVLKSGEMSDTYYNRLWATISRGHVWEEEIHDQKKSGELYYAHQTIAPLTRSNGDVEAYVAIQQDITARKKDEFQLRQYERAIEGADELIAAIDHERHYLFANEAYRDFHGLDSELLAEMTLADAIGTETYETVEPNLERAFDGEVVQYRMTRTRPHRSDRVFDIRYYPLTDDTGHVEGVVATMRDLTEQVEREQHLTSLDRMLRHNIQNELNLILGHAEMIDDQASDKIAELSATIEESADRILEQANKEREIVELLSDPADPTHLNLADVVGTVVDQVRGEHPDAKISVEVPTDLQILSIPEVQRAIEELVKNAVIHSDDRPPQVRITVTKHEATVEIQVADDGPGIPPNERRVITGDSEIDDVTHSSGMGLWLVKRIVSRIDGDIQFEELADSGSVVTLLLPFYDT
- a CDS encoding ferredoxin family protein, producing MAIDPNFEQNREQVGEEDGVAVWGPVEPPEKQGIRGTHVAVDFDICLADGACLEDCPVDVFEWVDTPDHPESERKANPADEDQCIDCMLCVDVCPVDAIDVDPGRENRL